The following DNA comes from Halalkaliarchaeum sp. AArc-CO.
CATAGCAGACCTCTACCGTTCGCGTGGGCATCGTTCCTAATAGTTGTACCGCCGCAAACCCGGGCGGGCGCCCCGGAAAAACCGGGCGGGCGCCCCGTTTTCCGGTCACGAATCGTCCGCGGATTCGAACCCGTCGAGACCGGCCAGGTGATCCTCACCCGTCAGGGCAGATTCGAGACGGACGACGCTCGGCTTTTCGGTTCGCTCGGGGTTCGCACGGACGCGGACCTCCTGGATCCCGATCGGAACGAACCCGAGCCCCAGTTCCGTCGCGGTCGCCCGGAGGCCGATCCCGACGTCGGCGTCGCCGGCGGCGACCGCACGGGCCGGGCTCTCGAACGCCCGCGATTCGAGGGTGAACCCGTCGATTTCGTCGATGGCCTCCTCGCTGTCGAACCCCCGCTCGCCGGCGAGGGTGTCGATCTCGGCCTCGAGAGCGGTTCGCAGTCCGGAGTCGCTCGTCCGGTTGCGGAACGCGAGGTCCCGATCGAGCAGGTCACCGAGCCCCCGTACATCGTCCGGGTTGTCCTGCGGGACGATCAGCCCCCACTCCCGCGTCCACCCGCCGAGCTCGACCGCGTCGACCGATCGGCGCACCGGGCCGGCGGTGACGACCACGTCCGGAAGCCCGTCCCGGAGCCGCCGGAGACCCTCCCGCGTGCCGACCGGGAGGTACCGCGGCCGGTCGAGCTCGTCGAGCAGCCGGTTGAGCGCGGGATCGTCCTCCCCGACGCCCAGAAGTGTCGGCGGGCGGACGTCCGGGGAGAACAGCTCTACCTCGACGCGCTCGCCGGCATCAAGGTAGTCGGTATCCGGGTCGATCGCGACCACGCCGTCGGCCTCGACGAGGCTCGTCGTCGCCCCCGAGCCCTTGTCGACCGGATAGACGAGCGGTTCACTCTCTTCGGCCGCGGGTTCTGTGGATCCCTCGACATCCAGAAGTCCGACCGGGAGGAACCGGAGCCGCCCCTCGCCGTGGCGCTGTTCGACGGCCATCCGGCCGGTGACGGTCGCGGTCTCGGGTTCCGGGATGCCGGCGGCCTCGCGCAGGGCCGGCGCGAGGAACGTCCGGAAGATGGTAAGCGCGGACACGGGGTAGCCCGGGAGGCCGACGTACGCGGATTCACCGCCGTCTTTGCGGTCCAGCCGCCCGACGAGCATCGGCTTGCCGGGCTTGACTGCGACGCCGTGCAACAGGAGTTCTCCCCGCCGTTCAATCACCCGATAGATGACGTCGACGGCACTCGCCGAGGTCGATCCCGAGGAAACGACGAGGTCACACTCGTCGGCCGCCTGCGAGAGCAACCGTTCCATCTCCTCGTCGTCGTCGCCGACGTTGGGGTATAGCTTTGCGGTCCCGCCCGCTTCCTCGACGGCCGTAGCGATCGTGTAGCTGTTGACGTCGTAAATCTCCCCCCGATCGTCGTTCAGCGGTTCGCCCGGCCGGACGAGCTCGTCGCCGGTCGAGACGATCCCGACGGTCGGCCGACCCCGGACAGGAACTTCCTCGACGCCCAGCGCCGACAGCAGGCCGATCTCCCGGGGGGTGAGCCGCGTCCCCGGGCCGAGCGCACGGGCGCCGGCGGCGATGTCCGCGCCAGCGAGCATCACGTGGTCGCCCGGTGCGACGGCGGTCCTGACCGCGATCCCGTCGCCGCCGTCCACCGGATCCGTGCGCTCGACCATCACGACGGCGTCGGCACCCGGGGGCATCACCGCCCCGGTGGAGATCTCGACGCAGGTTCCCGGATCGACGGTCGCGTCCGGCTCCTCGCCGGCGTGGATCTCGCCCACGAGATCGAGCACCGCCGGGGCCGCCTCGTCCGCGCCGAAGGTGTCGCGCGCTCGGACCGCGTAGCCGTCCATCGACGCCCGGTCGAACCCCGGGACGTCGCGTCCGGCGTCGATCCGTTCGGCGAGCACCCGTCCCCGGGCCTCCGTGAGGGGGACCGATTCCGGATCGCCCGTCAACTCGAGCGACGCGATCGCTTCCCTCGCCTCCTCCGGGGTGGCGAGATCGCGGAACTGCTTTCGGTCGCTCACTGTGATCCCTCCCACACCTCGACGGGGACGGTCTCGCCGGCGTCGAATCCCTCCAGCGGTTCCGGGACGACGACCCAGCCGTCGGCAAGGGCAACCGACGAGAGCACCCCCGACCCCGAGGCACGGGTGGGCGTCGCCACGAGCGAGGGTTTCTCGCCGTCAGCACCCTCGTCGTCGCCGGCGTTCGCGTCGTCCGACTCCAGTCGAACCCGGGCGAACGTCCGGGTGCCGGGTTCGCTGGGGATTTTGCGCGTCAGGCGCGCGGTTCGGGTCGGGTGTGGCGGTAGCGGCATCCCGCCGACGTCCTTGAGCACCGGTCGGAGGAACTGCACGGCGTTAACGATGCAGGCGACGGGGTAGCCGGGGAGCATCACGACCGGCGTGTCTTCGACCGCGCCCAGCGCGACCGGATGTCCCGGCTTGAGCGCGACGCCGTGGACCAGCAGCTCGCCGAGTCCGTCGACGACGTCGGGAACCAGGTCGCGTTCCCCCACCGACGAGCCGCCGGTGGTGACGACGATGTCGTGGTCCAGGTCGCGTTCGATCGCGTTTTCGAGGGCGTCCTCGTCGTCGGTGACGATCTCTCGATACGTGGCGTCACTACCCCACCGTTCGGCGAGCCGTGTGACCGTGAGACCGTTCGTCTCGATCACCTCGCCCGGTCCGGGGTCCGACTGCACGAGCTCTTCGCCGGTCGGGAGAACGGCGACGGTCGGGCGTTCGTAGACAGTGAGCTCCTCCAGCCCGACGGACTTGAGCAGGCCGAGATCGGACGGGCGGAGCCGGTGGCCCGGCTCGTAGAGGGTCTGTCCTTCTGCGACGTCTTCGCCGGCGTCGCCGACGTTTTCCCCCTCCGCGACGGCGTCGAACACCTCGAGTTCCTCGAGTTCGTCGTCGCTGCCGTCGATCTCCTCGACCTGTTCGATCATCACGACTGCGTCGGCGCCCGACGGGAGGTCGCTGCCGGTGTGAACTCGCGCGGCTTCCTCGGGACCGACCCGGCCGTCGGTCGGACGGAGGACGCTCGGAGAGCGTTCCGAGGCGCCGAAGGTGTCACGCGCCCGGACCGCGTAGCCGTCCATTGC
Coding sequences within:
- a CDS encoding molybdopterin biosynthesis protein; translation: MSDRKQFRDLATPEEAREAIASLELTGDPESVPLTEARGRVLAERIDAGRDVPGFDRASMDGYAVRARDTFGADEAAPAVLDLVGEIHAGEEPDATVDPGTCVEISTGAVMPPGADAVVMVERTDPVDGGDGIAVRTAVAPGDHVMLAGADIAAGARALGPGTRLTPREIGLLSALGVEEVPVRGRPTVGIVSTGDELVRPGEPLNDDRGEIYDVNSYTIATAVEEAGGTAKLYPNVGDDDEEMERLLSQAADECDLVVSSGSTSASAVDVIYRVIERRGELLLHGVAVKPGKPMLVGRLDRKDGGESAYVGLPGYPVSALTIFRTFLAPALREAAGIPEPETATVTGRMAVEQRHGEGRLRFLPVGLLDVEGSTEPAAEESEPLVYPVDKGSGATTSLVEADGVVAIDPDTDYLDAGERVEVELFSPDVRPPTLLGVGEDDPALNRLLDELDRPRYLPVGTREGLRRLRDGLPDVVVTAGPVRRSVDAVELGGWTREWGLIVPQDNPDDVRGLGDLLDRDLAFRNRTSDSGLRTALEAEIDTLAGERGFDSEEAIDEIDGFTLESRAFESPARAVAAGDADVGIGLRATATELGLGFVPIGIQEVRVRANPERTEKPSVVRLESALTGEDHLAGLDGFESADDS
- the glp gene encoding gephyrin-like molybdotransferase Glp produces the protein MTTDRQESGFKHRTRVADALYSIREVVEPHGRTERVAVADADGRTVAETIAAPNPVPGYDRAAMDGYAVRARDTFGASERSPSVLRPTDGRVGPEEAARVHTGSDLPSGADAVVMIEQVEEIDGSDDELEELEVFDAVAEGENVGDAGEDVAEGQTLYEPGHRLRPSDLGLLKSVGLEELTVYERPTVAVLPTGEELVQSDPGPGEVIETNGLTVTRLAERWGSDATYREIVTDDEDALENAIERDLDHDIVVTTGGSSVGERDLVPDVVDGLGELLVHGVALKPGHPVALGAVEDTPVVMLPGYPVACIVNAVQFLRPVLKDVGGMPLPPHPTRTARLTRKIPSEPGTRTFARVRLESDDANAGDDEGADGEKPSLVATPTRASGSGVLSSVALADGWVVVPEPLEGFDAGETVPVEVWEGSQ